The Brassica oleracea var. oleracea cultivar TO1000 chromosome C6, BOL, whole genome shotgun sequence genome includes a region encoding these proteins:
- the LOC106297250 gene encoding uncharacterized protein LOC106297250: MPVVGKEKVTWMKLTTKPLDKEKNFSKVKRALCSLTQIKDQRFDDNETVTIKVVCCSPEKVADKLCKNGGGAIKKIEYGIENPMAPKPKAPEKPKEGDKPKDGDKPKEAEKPKPAPAASSSQTMIYNSEPGHPIYGGSYNGYYQEYGSYPETQWGQPMYNGYPSRPIYDSYGGGGWKGDETGSSCTIM, translated from the exons ATGCCAGTGGTGGGCAAGGAGAAG GTAACATGGATGAAGTTGACGACGAAACCTCTTGATAAGGAGAAGAACTTCAGTAAAGTCAAGAGGGCTCTTTGTAGCCTGACTC AAATAAAAGACCAACGGTTCGACGATAACGAAACAGTCACGATCAAAGTGGTTTGTTGCAGTCCTGAAAAAGTTGCGGACAAACTCTGCAAAAACGGAGGTGGAGCTATCAAGAAGATCGAGTATGGTATCGAAAACCCTATGGCACCAAAGCCTAAGGCACCTGAAAAGCCTAAAGAAGGTGACAAACCTAAAGACGGTGACAAGCCTAAAGAAGCAGAGAAGCCAAAACCAGCTCCAGCAGCTTCGAGTTCTCAAACAATGATCTATAATTCAGAGCCGGGTCACCCGATTTATGGTGGGTCTTACAACGGCTATTACCAAGAATATGGGTCTTACCCGGAGACGCAGTGGGGTCAGCCGATGTATAATGGATATCCTTCAAGACCCATTTATGATAGCTATGGAGGTGGAGGTTGGAAAGGAGATGAGACCGGCTCATCTTGCACTATTATGTGA